Proteins from one Bacteroides zhangwenhongii genomic window:
- the gyrB gene encoding DNA topoisomerase (ATP-hydrolyzing) subunit B — protein MSEEQITPNNGSYSADSIQVLEGLEAVRKRPAMYIGDISVKGLHHLVYEIVDNSIDEALAGYCTHIEVTINEDNSITVQDNGRGIPVDYHEKEKKSALEVAMTVLHAGGKFDKGSYKVSGGLHGVGMSCVNALSTHMTTQVFRGGKIYQQEYEIGKPLYSVKEVGTSDITGTRQQFWPDGSIFTETVYDYKILASRLRELAYLNAGLRISLTDRRVVNEDGSFKSEQFYSEEGLREFVRFIESSREHLINDVIYLNSEKQGIPIEVAIMYNTGFSENVHSYVNNINTIEGGTHLAGFRRALTRTLKKYAEDSKMLEKVKVEISGDDFREGLTAVISVKVAEPQFEGQTKTKLGNNEVMGAVDQAVGEVLSYYLEEHPKEAKTIVDKVILAATARHAARKAREMVQRKSPMSGGGLPGKLADCSDKDPSKCELFLVEGDSAGGTAKQGRNRMFQAILPLRGKILNVEKAMYHKALESEEIRNIYTALGVTIGTEDDSKEANIEKLRYHKIIIMTDADVDGSHIDTLIMTFFFRYMPQIIQNGYLYIATPPLYLCTKGKVKEYCWTDAQLQNFIDTYGGGSESAVHIQRYKGLGEMNAEQLWSTTMDPENRMLKQVNIDNAAEADYIFSMLMGEDVGPRREFIEENATYANIDA, from the coding sequence ATGAGCGAAGAACAAATCACTCCCAATAACGGGTCTTATTCTGCGGATAGTATCCAGGTATTGGAAGGTCTCGAAGCAGTAAGAAAACGCCCTGCGATGTACATCGGTGACATCAGCGTAAAGGGACTTCACCACTTAGTATACGAAATTGTTGATAACTCCATCGACGAAGCGTTGGCAGGATACTGTACGCACATAGAGGTGACAATCAACGAAGACAACTCAATCACAGTACAGGACAACGGACGCGGTATTCCGGTAGACTATCACGAGAAAGAAAAGAAGTCGGCATTGGAAGTAGCCATGACCGTACTGCATGCTGGAGGTAAGTTCGATAAAGGATCCTACAAGGTATCCGGAGGTCTGCACGGTGTAGGTATGTCTTGTGTGAACGCATTGTCCACGCACATGACTACTCAAGTATTCCGGGGTGGTAAGATTTACCAACAGGAGTATGAAATAGGTAAACCACTTTATTCTGTAAAAGAAGTCGGTACTTCCGACATTACCGGTACCCGCCAACAATTCTGGCCGGATGGCAGCATTTTCACGGAAACGGTGTATGACTACAAAATATTGGCTTCACGTCTGCGCGAATTGGCCTACTTGAATGCAGGACTACGTATCTCACTGACCGACCGCCGCGTGGTAAATGAAGACGGCAGTTTCAAAAGCGAGCAATTCTATTCGGAAGAAGGTCTGAGAGAATTTGTACGCTTCATCGAGTCTTCTCGCGAACACTTGATAAACGATGTTATTTATCTCAATTCAGAGAAGCAGGGAATTCCTATTGAAGTGGCTATTATGTACAATACCGGATTCTCCGAAAACGTTCACTCATACGTTAATAATATCAACACCATCGAAGGTGGTACGCACCTGGCCGGATTCCGTCGTGCATTAACCCGTACATTGAAGAAATATGCCGAAGACAGCAAAATGCTGGAAAAGGTGAAGGTGGAAATCTCGGGAGATGACTTCCGCGAAGGTTTGACTGCTGTTATTTCTGTAAAAGTAGCCGAACCTCAATTTGAGGGACAGACTAAAACGAAGTTGGGTAACAACGAAGTAATGGGTGCCGTAGACCAAGCGGTAGGTGAAGTGTTATCCTACTATTTGGAAGAACATCCGAAAGAGGCCAAAACAATTGTTGACAAGGTGATTTTAGCCGCTACCGCCCGTCACGCTGCAAGAAAAGCCCGTGAAATGGTACAACGCAAGTCTCCGATGTCCGGAGGCGGTCTACCGGGTAAACTAGCCGACTGTTCGGACAAAGATCCGTCTAAATGCGAACTGTTCCTTGTCGAGGGAGATTCGGCAGGCGGTACTGCAAAACAAGGCCGTAACCGTATGTTCCAAGCCATCCTCCCGCTACGCGGTAAGATTCTGAATGTGGAGAAAGCCATGTACCACAAAGCTTTGGAAAGCGAGGAAATCCGTAATATATATACCGCATTAGGGGTAACAATCGGAACGGAAGATGACAGCAAAGAAGCAAATATCGAAAAGCTGCGTTATCACAAGATTATCATCATGACCGATGCCGACGTCGATGGTTCTCACATCGACACATTGATTATGACTTTCTTCTTCCGCTATATGCCTCAAATCATTCAGAACGGATACCTGTACATTGCTACTCCTCCGCTCTACCTTTGTACGAAAGGCAAGGTAAAAGAATATTGCTGGACAGACGCGCAGCTTCAGAATTTCATCGACACTTACGGCGGTGGTTCCGAAAGCGCCGTACACATCCAACGATACAAAGGTTTGGGTGAGATGAATGCGGAACAGCTATGGAGTACGACTATGGACCCCGAAAACCGTATGCTGAAACAAGTAAATATAGATAATGCAGCGGAAGCCGATTATATCTTCTCCATGCTAATGGGTGAAGACGTAGGTCCGCGCCGCGAATTTATTGAAGAGAACGCAACGTATGCAAATATCGATGCATAG